From the Actinopolymorpha singaporensis genome, the window GTTCACCAGTGCGATCGCCTCGGCCAGGGTCTCCGCCCGCAGCACCACCAGGACCGGGCCGAAGATCTCCTCCTGGTAGACGCTCATCGCCGGCGTCACCTGGTCGAGCAGGTTCGGGCCTACGAAGAACCCGTCCTCGTACCCGCCGACACGGAGGCCGCGGCCGTCCACGACCAGCGTCGCGCCCTCTTCCGTCCCCCGCTGGACGGCCGCGACCACGCGGTCACGGGCCTGCGGGGTGACGACCGGACCCATCTCGGCGGTGTCGTCCACACCCGGGCCGACCTTCACCGTGGCGGCGCGCTCGCGCAGCTTCTCCACCAGGGCGTCGCCCGCGGCACCGACCGCCACCACGGCCGAGATCGCCATGCAGCGCTGACCGGCCGAGCCGTACGCGGCCGCGGTGATGTGGTCGGCGGCGAAGTCCAGGTCGGCGTCGGGCATCACCACCGCGTGGTTCTTCGCACCACCGAGCGCCTGCACCCGCTTGCCGGCCTTCGCGGCGTTCTGATGGACGTACTTCGCGATCGGGGTCGACCCGACGAACGACACGGCGGCCACGTCGGGGTGCTCGAGCAACGCGTCGACCGCCTCCTTGTCCCCGTGCACGACGTTGAACACACCGTCGGGCAGGCCCGCCTGCTGCCACAGCTCGGCGATCAGCCTGGACGCCGACGGGTCACGCTCGGAGGGCTTGAGCACGAACGTGTTGCCGCAGGCGATCGCGATCGGGAACATCCACATCGGCACCATGACGGGGAAGTTGAACGGCGTGATGCCGGCCACCACTCCCAGCGGCTGCCGGAACGAGTACGCGTCCACCCCGGAGGAGACCTGCTCGGAGAACTCGCCCTTCAGCAGTTGGGGAATCCCGCAGGCGAACTCCACGACCTCCAGCCCGCGCAGCACCTCTCCGCGCGCGTCGGAGAGCACCTTGCCGTGCTCGGCGGTGACGATCCGGGCCAGGTCGTCGACGTGCCGGTTGACCAGCTCACGGAACGAGAAGAGGATCTTCGCCCGCTTGCTGACCGACACGTCCTGCCAGCCGGCGAACGCCTTCGCCGCGGTCTGCACGGCGAGGTCGACGTCCGTCGGCGTACCCAGCACCACCTCCGCCTGGCGGGCGCCGGTCGCGGGGTTCCACACCGGACCGCGACGGGTCGAGGTGCCGGGCGTCGGGACACCGCCGATCCAGTGTTCGACGATGCTCGGGCGGCCCTCCCCGGACGTGGCCGGGCCGCGCGTGGTGCTGCCGCTGCTGGTGGAGTCGCTGGTGGACATGACCGAAACCTTCTTCTTGGTAGTGCCGCGTGTGGTGCCTGGTGGTGGCGCCCGGTTGGTGCCGGCGGTGGTCCCCGGCGGACGCCGTCGTCCTACAGCTGCCGACCTACAGGTAGTGCCGCTGGCTGGGTTTGTTCTTGTCGTACTCCGCCCGCGCCCGTTGCGTCGCCTCCAGCGTCGAGACCTCGGCGACCGGGACGTCCCACCACGCCTGCGAGTCGGGAGCACCGGTGAGCGGATCGGTCTCCACGTGCACAAGGGTGGTCCGGGTGGCCTCACGAGCCTTCGCCAGCGCGGAGCGCAACTCCTCCAGGCTGCCGGCGCGGATGACGTCGGCGCCCAGGCTGGCGGCGTTTGCGGCGAGGTCCACCGGGAGCACGTCGCCGTCCAGCGCACCGGTCTTCGGGTTGCGGTAGCGGTAGCTGGTGGCGAAGCGCTCGGAGCCGACCGACTCCGACAGCGAGCCGATCGAGGCGTAGCCGTGGTTCTGCACCAGGACGATGGTGAGCTTGACGTTCTCCTGCACCGCGGTGACGATCTCCTGCGCCAGCATGAGGTAGGAGCCGTCGCCGACCAGGACGATCACCTCCCGGTCCGGCGCCGCCATCCGCACGCCGAGTCCGGCGGCGATCTCGTAGCCCATGCAGGAGTAGCCGTACTCCACGTGGTACTGCTTCGGGTCCCTGGCGCGGAACAGCTTGTGCAGCTCACCCGGCATGCTGCCGGCGGCGTTGATCACCACGCCGCGTTCGCCGGCCGCCTCGTTGACCGCATCGAGCACGGCGGTCTGGGCGAGGTTGGTGGGCGCGGTCGCGGCGTACGCACCGTCGACGACCCGCTGCCAGTTGCCGGCCAGTTCGGCCGTACGGCCGCGGTAGTCGGTGTCGACCTGCCAGCCGGACAGGCGTTCGCCCAGCGCTGTCAACGCTGCCTTGGCATCGGCGACCACCGCCAGCCCGGCGTGCTTGGCCGCATCGAAGGACGCCACGTTGACGTTGACGAACCGCACGTCCGGGTTGGCGAACACGCTCCTGGACGCGGTGGTGAAGTCGCTGTAGCGGGTGCCGACACCGATCACCACGTCGGCCTGCGCGGCCAGCTCGTTGGCGGCGG encodes:
- a CDS encoding CoA-acylating methylmalonate-semialdehyde dehydrogenase, with protein sequence MSTSDSTSSGSTTRGPATSGEGRPSIVEHWIGGVPTPGTSTRRGPVWNPATGARQAEVVLGTPTDVDLAVQTAAKAFAGWQDVSVSKRAKILFSFRELVNRHVDDLARIVTAEHGKVLSDARGEVLRGLEVVEFACGIPQLLKGEFSEQVSSGVDAYSFRQPLGVVAGITPFNFPVMVPMWMFPIAIACGNTFVLKPSERDPSASRLIAELWQQAGLPDGVFNVVHGDKEAVDALLEHPDVAAVSFVGSTPIAKYVHQNAAKAGKRVQALGGAKNHAVVMPDADLDFAADHITAAAYGSAGQRCMAISAVVAVGAAGDALVEKLRERAATVKVGPGVDDTAEMGPVVTPQARDRVVAAVQRGTEEGATLVVDGRGLRVGGYEDGFFVGPNLLDQVTPAMSVYQEEIFGPVLVVLRAETLAEAIALVNANLYGNGTAIFTDSGETARTFQRRVTVGMIGVNVPIPVPMAFYSFGGWKDSLFGDRHVHGPEGVGFYTRGKAVTSRWPHVDHVSDAAFHFPTSG
- the iolD gene encoding 3D-(3,5/4)-trihydroxycyclohexane-1,2-dione acylhydrolase (decyclizing); translation: MSDGASTVRLTVGQALVRFLAAQWSERDGVEQRFFAGCFGIFGHGNVAGVGQALAQAAHADPDELPYYQSRNEQAMVHAAVGFARMRDRLQTFACTTSIGPGATNLVTGAALATINRIPVLLLPGDIFATRVANPVLQELEDPRSYDVSVNDTLRPVSRYWDRINRPEQLVPAALAAMRVLTDPAETGAVTLALPQDVQAESHDWPVEFFARRVWHVARPVPEPAVLDRAVELIRSARRPLLVAGGGVIYSGATQSLADFAAATGVPVAETQAGKGSLTWDHPAAVGAIGATGTTAANELAAQADVVIGVGTRYSDFTTASRSVFANPDVRFVNVNVASFDAAKHAGLAVVADAKAALTALGERLSGWQVDTDYRGRTAELAGNWQRVVDGAYAATAPTNLAQTAVLDAVNEAAGERGVVINAAGSMPGELHKLFRARDPKQYHVEYGYSCMGYEIAAGLGVRMAAPDREVIVLVGDGSYLMLAQEIVTAVQENVKLTIVLVQNHGYASIGSLSESVGSERFATSYRYRNPKTGALDGDVLPVDLAANAASLGADVIRAGSLEELRSALAKAREATRTTLVHVETDPLTGAPDSQAWWDVPVAEVSTLEATQRARAEYDKNKPSQRHYL